GGGCACCGGGAAGTCCGATGGAGTTCAACTATGCCGATTTCACACCCGCACCGGCGGACATCCCGGATAATAGCAGTGTCACCGTCACGGTCGAGATGCGGATCCAAGACCAAGGGAGCGTGACCGATGGGCGGACGATCCGCACCAGGGTTACTCTACTGGTCAAGGAAGGAGGCCAATCCTACGAACAGACGGTGACCTCGAGTACAACCCAGACGATCCGCAAGCAGGGGTTTGAAGAGATCGAGGAAGACAGTACGAGTCTTGTATCGGGCACAATGACTACTGGGAGCAGCCTCGAGCAGACCGTCAAGGTTACGGATGATGATGTGAACGCGGACGACATCAGAGCGAACAAGATCTACATCCGCAACCTGGGGACGGCCTCCGGGGACGAGATCCATCAGATCCAGGTGAAGGCGGGTGCTACTACTCTGGTTACCATCACCCAGCCGAACGCACTGTTCGACAACTTTAAAGCGGGGATGACGATTCCGTTCACAACCACCAAACTCGTAGCAGACGATGGAAGCTTGACCCTAAAGATCTACTACGAGATCGGAACCCCGGTCGACGGGCACACTGTCCAGCCGGTGGTGAAAATACAAGGAAGGGAAAACGGTGTCGATTACTGGAGTGACGAGGTCACCTATCCGGATTCGATCGCTCTGTATCAGCCGGGGTTCGAGACCGTGGAGAACGTTACCCCGCCGGAAGGGGGTACAGCTTACTCCGGCCAGCGATTCCTCGCCCAGAAGATCAGGCTGGTGGATCAAGACGAGAACGACGACGACGTAACGATCGGTCCGATCGTGGTTAAGAACACGGGGACAGCGCAGGCCAGCTCCGATGTGGTAAAAATTGAGATCTGGCGCCAGGATCCAGGTGCCGACCCTGTTCTCCTCGGTGAGGCAACCAACCTCGCCGGTCTGCGCACCGCTGGGGTCACAATTTCCACTCCAGATCACAACGTTGTTACTGATAAAGCAACTGGCACGGAGACGTTCCTTAACATCTACGTTACAATAGCCGAACCGGAACAGATGACCGCCGGGCGCACCGTGCAGCTACGCACCCGCGTCCTCCACACCGAGGCAGGGGTATCCTACGATAAAGCGGCGCTCAGCAACCAATGGACGTTGGCGATCAACCACAGACCGGTACCGGATTTCACGTTCAAGAAGGCGAGCACGAGCGCCGCATCCGCGGTTCCTAAGGCGGACTTCACTTACCAGGACACGATCAAGTTCACCGGCACGGCGACCGATCCAGATGGAGACAGCATCGTCGCTTGGCACTGGGACTTCGGGGACGGGACGACCTCGGATGAGCAGAATCCGACTCACCAGTACCCGAACGGGGGGACGTTCGACGTCACCCTGACCGTCACCGATGACAAGGGGCTCACCGGTTCGGTGACGAAGACGATCACCGTTGAGGGGCCGCCGAACGAGCCGCCGGTGGTCGACTTCACCTGGAGCCCGAGTGCTCCTGACGTGGGAGAGGAAGTGACATTCACCCCCACGGTCACCGATCCTGATACTCCGTTCACCTATGCGTGGGACTTCGGGGACGGGACCACGAGCCAGAGCGAAAGCCCGAAACACTCATTCGCCGAGAAGAAGGCGTATACGGTCACGCTCACGGTCACCGATTCCCGCGGTGGATCGACCA
This is a stretch of genomic DNA from Candidatus Bipolaricaulota bacterium. It encodes these proteins:
- a CDS encoding PKD domain-containing protein produces the protein GSNTIVKVENLGTATTADVKDIKVTLTINGTDYTWGWGAWAPGSPMEFNYADFTPAPADIPDNSSVTVTVEMRIQDQGSVTDGRTIRTRVTLLVKEGGQSYEQTVTSSTTQTIRKQGFEEIEEDSTSLVSGTMTTGSSLEQTVKVTDDDVNADDIRANKIYIRNLGTASGDEIHQIQVKAGATTLVTITQPNALFDNFKAGMTIPFTTTKLVADDGSLTLKIYYEIGTPVDGHTVQPVVKIQGRENGVDYWSDEVTYPDSIALYQPGFETVENVTPPEGGTAYSGQRFLAQKIRLVDQDENDDDVTIGPIVVKNTGTAQASSDVVKIEIWRQDPGADPVLLGEATNLAGLRTAGVTISTPDHNVVTDKATGTETFLNIYVTIAEPEQMTAGRTVQLRTRVLHTEAGVSYDKAALSNQWTLAINHRPVPDFTFKKASTSAASAVPKADFTYQDTIKFTGTATDPDGDSIVAWHWDFGDGTTSDEQNPTHQYPNGGTFDVTLTVTDDKGLTGSVTKTITVEGPPNEPPVVDFTWSPSAPDVGEEVTFTPTVTDPDTPFTYAWDFGDGTTSQSESPKHSFAEKKAYTVTLTVTDSRGGSTTVTKTLSVGNEPPVASFTVSNTTPVVGETVQFTDTSSDPDGDDITAWQWDFGDETTADEQNPTHAYTVAGTYTVSLVVTDAKGGQSTAATQEITVTGPSNIVTYAYPNPATATATIVYYLPEGTTDLVLRVYDLVGNLVYEHDLAAAESTYDWDLTSTSGDELANGLYFYVVTGKDASGKAIRSAIFKLLIQR